A single region of the Plantactinospora soyae genome encodes:
- the glgA gene encoding glycogen synthase gives MTELTPDDRRLRVDLLTREYPPEVYGGAGVHVEYLARELRSRADTRVHCFGAPREDQAGVTAYPEPPGLAGANAALRTMGVDLEMAAGCAGTDVVHSHTWYANLAGHVAKLLHGVPHVVTVHSLEPLRPWKAEQLGGGYALSSWAERTALDAADAVIAVSAGMMRDLLAAYPSVSPDRVRVVHNGIDTHQYAPDPGTDVLARLGIDPDRPSVSYVGRITRQKGLPYLLRAARSLPPEAQLVLLAGAPDTAEIAAEVEELVAELRASREGVVWVAEMLPKPEVIQILTHSTVFVCPSIYEPMGIVNLEAMACETAVVATATGGIPEVVADGVTGLLVPIAQATDGTGTPLDPDRFVADLAEAIIGVLDDPKRAVELGRAGRRRAVEHFSWDSIAERTMAVYRSVLGTP, from the coding sequence GTGACCGAACTGACGCCCGACGACCGGCGGCTCCGGGTGGACCTGTTGACCCGGGAGTACCCCCCGGAGGTGTACGGCGGAGCCGGGGTGCACGTCGAGTACCTGGCCCGGGAACTCCGCTCCCGCGCCGACACCCGGGTGCACTGCTTCGGGGCGCCGCGCGAGGACCAGGCGGGCGTCACCGCGTACCCGGAACCACCCGGCCTGGCTGGTGCGAACGCCGCGCTGCGGACCATGGGGGTGGACCTGGAGATGGCGGCGGGCTGCGCCGGCACCGACGTCGTACACAGCCACACCTGGTACGCCAACCTCGCCGGCCACGTCGCCAAGCTGCTGCACGGGGTGCCGCACGTGGTGACCGTACACAGTCTGGAACCGCTGCGGCCGTGGAAGGCCGAGCAGCTCGGCGGCGGCTACGCGCTCTCCTCCTGGGCCGAGCGGACCGCGCTGGACGCCGCCGACGCGGTGATCGCGGTCTCCGCCGGGATGATGCGCGACCTGCTGGCCGCCTACCCGTCGGTCTCCCCGGACCGGGTCCGGGTGGTGCACAACGGCATCGACACCCACCAGTACGCCCCGGATCCGGGGACCGACGTGCTGGCCCGGCTCGGTATCGACCCGGACCGGCCAAGCGTGAGCTACGTCGGCCGGATCACGCGGCAGAAGGGCCTGCCCTACCTGCTCCGGGCGGCCCGATCACTGCCGCCGGAGGCTCAGCTCGTGCTGCTGGCCGGTGCTCCGGACACGGCCGAGATCGCCGCCGAGGTCGAGGAGCTGGTCGCCGAGCTGCGGGCCAGCCGGGAGGGCGTGGTCTGGGTCGCCGAGATGCTGCCCAAGCCCGAGGTGATCCAGATCCTCACCCACAGCACGGTCTTCGTCTGCCCGTCGATCTACGAGCCGATGGGCATCGTCAACCTGGAGGCGATGGCCTGCGAGACCGCCGTGGTCGCCACCGCCACCGGCGGCATCCCCGAGGTGGTCGCGGACGGCGTGACCGGGCTGCTGGTGCCGATCGCCCAGGCCACCGACGGCACGGGTACCCCGCTGGACCCGGACCGCTTCGTCGCCGACCTGGCCGAGGCCATCATCGGGGTGCTGGACGACCCGAAGCGCGCCGTCGAGCTGGGCCGGGCCGGGCGACGCCGCGCGGTCGAGCACTTCTCCTGGGACTCGATCGCGGAACGCACGATGGCGGTCTACCGCTCGGTGCTCGGCACACCCTGA
- a CDS encoding carbohydrate ABC transporter permease, with protein MTRQMVDYASGPAIGYRTRARLSRALAYTAGLMIAALVLVPILYVALGGFRTTGQLAADPAGLPDPWVTSNYTEIATSSAFWGQVGTSTLIAVLTTAIVVALGALAAFPLARFEFRGRETLYLLFTLGLLFPISVAILPIYLMLRDLYLLDTALGVALPQAAFGIPVTIVILRPFMRAIPGELEDAAAIDGCSKFGFFLRILLPLSRPALMTVSILAFVGSWNGFLLPLLVLSDPSSWTLPLGVANYSTQYSEDTARILAFTGLSMLPALAFFLLAERRIVGGLSGAVKG; from the coding sequence GTGACGCGGCAGATGGTGGACTACGCCTCCGGGCCGGCTATCGGGTACCGCACCCGGGCGCGGCTCTCCCGGGCGCTGGCCTACACCGCCGGGCTCATGATCGCCGCGCTGGTCCTGGTGCCGATCCTCTACGTCGCACTGGGCGGGTTCCGGACCACCGGCCAACTCGCCGCCGACCCGGCCGGGCTGCCCGACCCCTGGGTGACCTCGAACTACACCGAGATCGCCACCTCCAGCGCCTTCTGGGGTCAGGTCGGCACCAGCACCCTGATCGCCGTGTTGACCACGGCGATCGTGGTCGCCCTCGGCGCCCTCGCCGCGTTCCCGCTCGCCCGGTTCGAGTTCCGGGGCCGCGAGACGCTCTACCTGCTGTTCACGCTCGGGCTGCTGTTTCCGATCAGCGTGGCGATCCTGCCGATCTACCTGATGCTGCGGGACCTCTACCTGCTGGACACGGCCCTCGGGGTGGCGTTGCCGCAGGCGGCGTTCGGTATCCCGGTGACGATCGTGATCCTGCGGCCGTTCATGCGGGCGATCCCGGGCGAGCTGGAGGACGCCGCGGCGATAGACGGCTGCTCCAAGTTCGGCTTCTTCCTCCGGATCCTGCTGCCGTTGTCCCGGCCGGCCCTGATGACGGTGTCGATCCTCGCCTTCGTCGGAAGCTGGAACGGATTCCTGCTCCCGCTGCTGGTGCTGAGCGATCCGTCGAGCTGGACGCTGCCGCTCGGGGTGGCGAACTACTCCACCCAGTACAGCGAGGACACCGCGCGGATCCTGGCGTTCACCGGGCTCTCCATGCTGCCCGCCCTGGCGTTCTTCCTGCTCGCCGAGCGCCGGATCGTCGGTGGCCTCTCCGGCGCCGTCAAGGGATAG
- a CDS encoding carbohydrate ABC transporter permease, which yields MSQPVLSAGARQPTEPVPSDAAPGRGSPQPGAARRSARRAAEISLYVGPALILYVLFVLLPIGLAVYYSLYKWNGLGPLTEFIGFDNYRRALDDEVFRGAITHNGIIVVLSIAIQGLVGIGLALLLNQRMRGRAALRAVYFAPYILSEVVTAVTWLLMLQPDGLVDTLLRAVGLGDLIELWLADTSVVLYTMFVVITWKYIGFAIILFLAGLQAIPQELIEAAAIDGAGRIQTIRRITLPLLGPTIRIWAFLSIIGSLQLFDLIWIMTLGGPANASNTMATYMIDRGFQRYEFGYGSAVAVILFVISFVVALAYQRFVLRRDTEGALTRNVR from the coding sequence GTGAGCCAGCCGGTCCTCTCCGCCGGCGCCCGGCAACCCACCGAACCTGTGCCGTCCGACGCAGCGCCCGGTCGCGGATCTCCGCAGCCGGGCGCCGCCCGGCGCAGCGCCCGGCGGGCCGCGGAGATCTCCCTGTACGTCGGTCCCGCGCTGATCCTGTACGTGCTCTTCGTACTGCTGCCGATCGGGCTGGCGGTGTACTACAGCCTGTACAAGTGGAACGGGCTGGGCCCGCTGACGGAGTTCATCGGGTTCGACAACTACCGTCGGGCCCTCGACGACGAGGTGTTCCGGGGTGCGATCACGCACAACGGGATCATCGTGGTGCTCTCCATCGCCATCCAGGGACTGGTCGGCATCGGCCTGGCCCTGCTGCTCAACCAGCGCATGCGGGGCCGGGCGGCGCTACGCGCGGTCTACTTCGCGCCGTACATCCTGTCCGAGGTGGTCACCGCGGTGACCTGGCTGCTGATGCTGCAACCCGACGGACTGGTCGACACCCTCCTGCGGGCCGTCGGCCTCGGTGACCTGATCGAACTCTGGCTCGCCGACACCAGCGTCGTGCTCTACACGATGTTCGTGGTGATCACCTGGAAGTACATCGGCTTCGCCATCATCCTGTTCCTGGCCGGCCTCCAGGCGATTCCGCAGGAGCTGATCGAGGCGGCGGCGATCGACGGCGCCGGACGGATCCAGACCATCCGGCGGATCACCCTGCCGCTGCTCGGGCCGACCATCCGGATCTGGGCGTTCCTGTCCATCATCGGGTCGCTCCAGCTCTTCGACCTGATCTGGATCATGACGTTGGGTGGCCCGGCGAACGCCTCCAACACGATGGCGACGTACATGATCGACCGTGGTTTCCAGCGGTACGAGTTCGGCTACGGCAGCGCCGTCGCCGTGATCCTCTTCGTGATCTCGTTCGTGGTGGCGCTCGCGTACCAGCGGTTCGTCCTGCGCCGGGACACCGAGGGCGCCCTGACCAGGAACGTGAGGTGA
- a CDS encoding ABC transporter substrate-binding protein: MMGPTTRRRKLLVGVLALATAISAGCGRGGDGAEESGGAETLTWWHNANAEPGLGFWKTVADEYHAKNPNVTVEVVPMQNEQFQTRIPVALQSQEPPDVFQSWGGGQLADQVSSGRIKDISEAIEPWIGELGPAAQGWQVDGKQYAVPYSLGVVGFWYNKDLFSQAGISAPPATWEELLGAIGKLKAANLTPITIGGKDRWPDAFYWGYLAVRGCSQQVLKDSVTNYKFDDPCWIQAGQKTRELIDAKPFQKGFLATSAQQGATSSAGLLANGKAAMELQGHWNPGVMRGLTPDRKGLGDKLGWFPFPAVSGGAGDPKAALGGGDGFACSYKAPDSCADFLKYIASVDVQKRWAALNTGLPVTKGSESAVTDPTLKSLLDFRAGASHVQLYFDIAVLTSVGQALNEAIANQFAGKATPEQVIEALNTAAKNR, from the coding sequence ATGATGGGCCCTACTACACGACGTCGGAAACTCCTCGTCGGCGTACTGGCGCTCGCGACCGCGATCAGTGCCGGCTGCGGTCGCGGCGGCGATGGTGCCGAGGAATCGGGCGGGGCGGAGACCCTGACCTGGTGGCACAACGCCAACGCGGAGCCCGGCCTGGGGTTCTGGAAGACCGTCGCGGACGAGTACCACGCGAAGAACCCGAACGTCACTGTCGAAGTCGTCCCGATGCAGAACGAGCAGTTCCAGACCAGGATCCCGGTCGCGTTGCAGTCGCAGGAGCCGCCGGACGTGTTCCAGTCGTGGGGCGGCGGCCAGCTCGCCGACCAGGTCAGCTCCGGCCGGATCAAGGACATCAGCGAGGCCATCGAGCCGTGGATCGGCGAGCTGGGCCCCGCCGCGCAGGGCTGGCAGGTGGACGGTAAGCAGTACGCAGTTCCGTACAGCCTGGGCGTGGTCGGCTTCTGGTACAACAAGGACCTCTTCAGCCAGGCGGGCATCAGCGCGCCGCCGGCCACCTGGGAGGAACTGCTCGGCGCCATCGGCAAGCTGAAGGCCGCCAACCTCACCCCGATCACCATCGGTGGCAAGGACCGCTGGCCGGACGCGTTCTACTGGGGCTACCTGGCGGTACGCGGCTGCTCGCAGCAGGTCCTCAAGGACTCGGTGACCAACTACAAGTTCGACGACCCGTGCTGGATCCAGGCCGGTCAGAAGACCAGGGAACTGATCGACGCCAAGCCGTTCCAGAAGGGCTTCCTGGCCACTTCCGCCCAGCAGGGTGCCACCAGCTCGGCCGGGTTGCTGGCCAACGGCAAGGCGGCGATGGAGCTCCAGGGCCACTGGAACCCCGGCGTGATGCGGGGCCTGACCCCGGACCGGAAGGGACTCGGCGACAAGCTCGGCTGGTTCCCGTTCCCGGCCGTGTCGGGTGGCGCGGGTGACCCGAAGGCCGCGTTGGGCGGAGGCGACGGGTTCGCCTGCTCCTACAAGGCGCCGGACTCGTGCGCCGACTTCCTGAAGTACATCGCGAGCGTTGACGTGCAGAAGCGCTGGGCCGCACTCAACACCGGCCTGCCGGTCACCAAGGGCTCGGAGAGCGCCGTCACCGACCCGACGCTGAAGTCGCTGCTGGACTTCCGGGCCGGCGCCAGTCACGTACAGCTGTACTTCGACATCGCGGTGCTGACCAGCGTCGGCCAGGCGCTGAACGAGGCGATCGCCAACCAGTTCGCCGGCAAGGCGACGCCGGAACAGGTGATCGAGGCCCTCAACACCGCCGCAAAGAACCGGTGA
- a CDS encoding LysE/ArgO family amino acid transporter, which yields MVPVLATGFGVGLSLIVAIGAQNAYVLRQGIRAEHVLPIVAICAVSDAVLILAGVTGIGTIVAHAPVALTVVRWAGAAFLVGYGLLAARRAFGTQSLTAANGGGGVSLRTAVFTMLAMTWLNPHVYLDTVLLLGSIANTHGRSGRWSFGAGAALSSFVWFAALGYGARLLGRLFARPVAWRVLDALVAITMITIGVSLVANG from the coding sequence CTGGTTCCCGTGCTGGCGACCGGGTTCGGTGTCGGGCTGTCCCTGATCGTGGCGATCGGCGCCCAGAACGCATACGTGCTCCGGCAGGGCATCCGGGCCGAGCACGTCCTTCCGATCGTTGCCATCTGTGCGGTCTCGGACGCCGTCCTGATCCTGGCCGGCGTCACCGGAATCGGCACGATCGTCGCGCACGCCCCGGTCGCGCTCACCGTCGTCCGCTGGGCCGGCGCCGCCTTCCTGGTCGGGTACGGGCTTCTCGCGGCCCGCCGGGCCTTCGGCACCCAGAGCCTGACCGCCGCGAACGGTGGCGGCGGCGTGTCGCTGCGTACCGCCGTGTTCACCATGCTGGCGATGACCTGGCTCAACCCCCACGTCTACCTCGACACCGTGCTGCTGCTCGGCTCGATCGCCAACACGCACGGGCGGTCCGGCCGCTGGTCGTTCGGCGCGGGAGCCGCCCTGTCCAGCTTCGTCTGGTTCGCCGCACTCGGCTACGGCGCCCGCCTCCTCGGACGCCTCTTCGCCCGGCCGGTGGCCTGGCGGGTCCTCGACGCCCTGGTCGCGATCACCATGATCACCATCGGCGTCAGCCTGGTGGCGAACGGCTGA
- a CDS encoding LysR family transcriptional regulator ArgP, with product MDVQFEQLRTFLAVVDHGSFEAAARQLHVTPSAVSQRMKALESSVGQVLVERAKPVRPTRSGQVVLRLARQVALLETDAVQELGYDSAADPAEFTRIPVVVNGDSLNTWVLPALAAAARQRIGVDVYREDQDHSVELLRRGTVLAAITSEDRPVQGCAVRPLGRMRYRPMASPEFVRTWLPDGPTIDDLARSPVLVFDRRDDLQDRYLRQRARRSWDPPRSYLPSSGDFPEAIRLGLGWGMLPYQQTDRYEAAGLLVPIDPEAGIDVPLYWQQWRLDSRSLGVLADAVVAAAGGALER from the coding sequence ATGGACGTCCAGTTCGAGCAGCTTCGTACCTTCCTCGCCGTGGTCGACCACGGATCGTTCGAGGCCGCCGCCCGGCAGCTGCACGTCACCCCCTCCGCCGTGAGCCAGCGGATGAAGGCCCTGGAGAGCAGCGTGGGCCAGGTCCTGGTCGAGCGGGCCAAGCCGGTCCGGCCGACCCGGTCCGGCCAGGTCGTGTTGCGGCTGGCCCGCCAGGTCGCCCTGCTGGAGACCGACGCGGTCCAGGAACTCGGGTACGACTCCGCCGCCGATCCGGCCGAGTTCACCCGGATCCCGGTGGTGGTCAACGGAGATTCCCTGAACACCTGGGTCCTGCCCGCGCTGGCGGCCGCGGCCCGGCAGCGGATCGGCGTCGACGTCTACCGGGAGGACCAGGACCATTCCGTGGAACTTCTCCGGCGGGGCACCGTGCTGGCCGCGATCACCTCCGAGGACCGACCGGTGCAGGGCTGCGCGGTCCGGCCCCTCGGACGGATGCGTTACCGGCCGATGGCCAGTCCCGAATTCGTCCGGACCTGGCTGCCCGACGGGCCGACGATCGACGACCTGGCCCGGTCACCGGTCCTCGTCTTCGACCGGCGGGACGACCTCCAGGACCGGTACCTGCGGCAGCGGGCCCGCCGCAGCTGGGACCCGCCCCGCAGCTACCTTCCGTCGTCCGGCGACTTTCCGGAGGCGATCCGGCTCGGCCTCGGCTGGGGCATGCTGCCGTACCAGCAGACCGACCGCTACGAGGCGGCCGGTCTGCTCGTGCCGATCGACCCGGAGGCGGGCATCGACGTACCGCTCTACTGGCAGCAGTGGCGGCTCGACTCCCGGTCCCTCGGCGTACTGGCCGACGCCGTCGTCGCGGCGGCCGGGGGAGCGCTGGAGCGGTGA